A genomic region of Raphanus sativus cultivar WK10039 chromosome 6, ASM80110v3, whole genome shotgun sequence contains the following coding sequences:
- the LOC108805980 gene encoding 60S ribosomal protein L7-2 — MAESKVVVPESVLKKRKREEEWALAKKQTAEAAKKTNAANRKLIYKRAEQYAKEYAEKEKELISLKREAKLKGGFYVDPEAKLLFIIRIRGINAIDPKTKKILQLLRLRQIFNGVFLKVNKATMNMLRRVEPYVTYGFPNLKSVKELIYKRGYGKLNSQRVALTDNSIVEQALGKHGIICTEDLIHEILTVGPHFKEANNFLWPFQLKAPLGGLKKKRNHYVEGGDAGNRENFINELIRRMN, encoded by the exons ATGGCAGAGTCGAAGGTTGTAGTTCCAGAGTCAGTgctgaagaagaggaagagagaggaggagTGGGCTCTCGCTAAGAAACAGACCGCCGAAGCTGCCAAGAAGACCAACGCCGCCAACAGGAAGCTTATCTACAAAAGAGCCGAACAGTACGCCAAGGAGTACGCCGAGAAG GAGAAGGAGTTGATCTCGTTGAAACGTGAGGCTAAGCTTAAAGGTGGTTTCTATGTTGACCCTGAAGCGAAGCTCTTGTTCATCATCCGTATTCGTGG TATTAATGCTATTGACCCAAAGACAAAGAAGATTCTTCAGCTTTTGCGTCTCAGACAG ATCTTCAACGGTGTGTTTCTGAAAGTCAACAAGGCTACAATGAACATGCTTCGTCGTGTTGAGCCTTATGTGACCTATGG ATTCCCTAACTTGAAGAGTGTTAAGGAATTAATCTACAAGAGAGGATACGGAAAGCTTAACTCCCAGAGGGTGGCTTTGACTGACAACTCCATCGTTGAGCAG GCTTTGGGTAAACATGGGATCATCTGCACTGAGGATCTGATTCACGAGATTCTAACAGTTGGACCTCATTTCAAGGAGGCCAACAACTTCCTGTGGCCATTCCAGCTCAAGGCACCCCTCGGCGGTCTTAAGAAAAAGAGGAATCACTACGTTGAAGGTGGTGATGCCGGCAACCGTGAAAACTTCATCAATGAGCTTATCAGGAGGATGAATTAG
- the LOC108811166 gene encoding reticulon-like protein B15: MSLVNQMLGQGAVADLCLWKNKIKSGITLVMATFIWFLLEIMETRFVPFLCSILLLLMLLLFFWVKFGQLIFTRRPLTPEEIKLENSPVRVLFSKIEGLFLMLYEISYGEDIKTFLSAILYVAIVDTVGSYINLLTMLYICLVCSMTIPVLYLQFQEVIDNFIRKVSEEKNKLLEVLKSNVLNNIPRATKEE, from the exons ATGTCTCTCGTGAATCAAATGCTTGGCCAAGGAGCAG TGGCGGATTTATGTTTGTGGAAAAACAAGATAAAATCAGGCATCACACTTGTAATGGCCACATTTATCTGGTTCTTATTGGAGATCATGGAGACTCGATTTGTACCTTTTCTATGTTCAATCTTATTACTCTTGatgcttcttctcttcttctgggTCAAGTTTGGACAACTCATTTTCACTAG GAGACCTCTCACCCCTGAAGAAATCAAACTAGAAAATTCTCCAGTTAGAGTCTTATTTTCAAAGATCGAAGGCCTTTTCTTGATGCTTTACGAGATTTCATATGGGGAAGACATCAAAACCTTTCTCTCG GCCATCCTTTATGTGGCTATCGTAGACACCGTTGGGAGCTACATCAACCTCCTCACAATGTTGTATATAT GCTTGGTTTGCTCGATGACAATTCCAGTTTTGTACCTGCAATTTCAAGAGGTTATTGACAATTTCATTAGGAAGGTATCGGAAGAGAAGAAcaagttacttgaagtacttaAATCTAATGTTCTCAATAATATTCCTAGGGCCACCAAGGAGGAGTAG
- the LOC108806225 gene encoding uncharacterized protein LOC108806225, with protein MLGAGCQLTRGGRHGEDPFYYSSAKGGARKPNNNHHRAADQLLRRAQSDVSNGRSANNNPKEQQRREEEEEGEKESPSGPTNLERFLESVTPSVPAQYLPKTSLRERKADGDDKVPYFVLGDIWESFAEWSAYGAGVPLVLNNKDRVIQYYVPSLSGIQIYADTHALSSSLKARRPGDGSDDSSSDVSTDSDSERVTARMDHVSLRDQHLEDSSSDDGERLGSQGRLMFEYLERDLPYIREPLADKVSDLAARFPELKTLRSCDLLSSSWFSVAWYPIYKIPTGPTVKDLDACFLTYHSLHTPFAGPSIAQPMSLVQSIESEKMSLPVFGLASYKFRGFVWTQNGGSEHQLVNSLFQAADKLLRSCHVSHPDFLFFCRR; from the exons atgTTGGGAGCTGGATGTCAGTTGACGAGAGGCGGGCGACACGGGGAAGACCCTTTTTATTACAGCTCAGCCAAAGGAGGAGCTCGTAAGCCCAATAATAATCACCACCGCGCCGCCGATCAGCTGCTGCGTAGAGCTCAGAGCGACGTCTCTAATGGCCGATCAGCTAATAATAACCCCAAGGAACAACAACgtcgagaagaagaagaagaaggcgagAAGGAGTCTCCTTCTGGGCCGACTAATCTTGAACGTTTCTTAGAGTCGGTCACACCTTCTGTGCCGGCCCAGTACTTACCCAAG ACGTCGTTACGGGAGAGAAAAGCTGATGGTGATGATAAAGTTCCTTACTTTGTGCTTGGAGATATCTGGGAGTCGTTTGCGGAGTGGAGTGCTTACGGGGCAGGAGTGCCTCTTGTTTTGAATAACAAGGATCGTGTTATTCAGTACTATGTGCCTTCCTTGTCAGGGATTCAAATATACGCTGATACTCACGCGTTGAGTTCGTCTCTTAAAGCAAG ACGGCCTGGTGATGGTAGCGATGATTCTAGTAGCGATGTTAGCACGGATAGTGATTCTGAACGGGTTACTGCAAGGATGGATCATGTTTCGTTGAGAGATCAGCATCTGGAAGACTCTTCGAGTGATGACGGTGAACGTTTAGGATCTCAAGGTCGTTTGATGTTTGAGTATCTCGAAAGAGACCTTCCTTACATCCGTGAGCCTCTAGCTGATAAG GTATCTGACCTCGCTGCTCGGTTTCCTGAGCTGAAGACGCTAAGAAGCTGTGACTTACTTTCTTCAAGCTGGTTTTCCGTGGCATG GTACCCAATTTACAAAATACCCACAGGACCTACAGTTAAGGATCTGGATGCTTGCTTCTTGACGTATCATTCCCTTCACACACCCTTTGCAG GTCCAAGCATTGCACAACCAATGAGCCTTGTGCAGTCCATAGAGAGTGAGAAGATGTCATTGCCAGTTTTTGGGCTCGCTTCATACAAGTTCAGAGGTTTTGTATGGACACAAAATGGAGGCTCTGAGCACCAGCTAGTGAACTCTCTCTTCCAAGCTGCTGACAAGTTGCTGCGGTCATGTCATGTTAGCCATCCTGATTTCCTCTTCTTCTGCCGCCGCTGA